One Lysinibacillus fusiformis genomic window carries:
- a CDS encoding polysaccharide pyruvyl transferase family protein gives MKIGIVGNYGNDNNGDESILYGILQQVKQTFSVTSDDITVFSNNTQQTSERYGVHSYPLYYRKSNLVKTFIHTYKNNKQYVSTFDLLIIGGGGILMDFYKREAHLYGAYAMMAKQSNIPYIIYGCGAGPLDTFSGKISIRAMCRYAASISVRDPQSKELLQSIGVKKSIEIIGDPAFTLKGVRDNYAEKPLKIGVSAVPFYNANYWPEGDLEKYNAYVTSMAKNLDHVISEHNVRITFFATKFPQDVTVTKDIQKKMLQHAHTEIIEENLVPERLLEVTGEQDIVIGTRLHSLILATNAETPIIAISYHTKVQDFMSFVGASDRCVQMQDIADDEKALATLVGKLSSSWDQTIAETKQIATQIHKEAMYGQELMKKAVTRL, from the coding sequence ATGAAAATAGGCATTGTGGGGAATTACGGCAATGATAATAATGGTGATGAATCAATATTATACGGCATTCTTCAACAAGTAAAACAAACATTTTCGGTAACCAGTGATGACATTACCGTTTTTAGTAATAACACACAACAAACATCCGAGCGTTATGGGGTACATAGCTATCCATTGTATTACAGAAAGAGCAATTTAGTTAAAACGTTTATCCATACTTATAAGAACAATAAACAATATGTTTCAACATTTGACCTCCTCATTATTGGCGGTGGGGGTATTTTAATGGATTTTTATAAACGTGAGGCTCACCTGTATGGAGCGTATGCAATGATGGCCAAACAAAGTAATATTCCCTACATTATTTACGGATGTGGCGCAGGGCCACTTGATACGTTTTCTGGAAAAATTAGTATTCGTGCGATGTGTCGTTATGCGGCGAGTATCTCTGTACGTGATCCTCAGTCTAAAGAGCTTTTACAAAGTATTGGTGTAAAAAAGTCAATAGAAATTATCGGTGATCCTGCCTTTACATTAAAAGGGGTTCGCGATAATTACGCCGAAAAACCATTGAAAATAGGTGTGTCAGCAGTGCCATTTTATAATGCGAACTACTGGCCAGAGGGAGACCTTGAAAAATACAATGCGTACGTAACAAGCATGGCGAAAAATTTAGATCACGTCATCTCTGAGCACAATGTTCGTATTACATTTTTTGCTACGAAATTTCCGCAAGATGTGACGGTGACGAAGGATATTCAGAAAAAAATGCTACAACATGCGCATACAGAAATTATTGAGGAAAATTTGGTGCCAGAGCGACTACTCGAAGTTACTGGAGAGCAGGATATTGTTATTGGGACTCGTCTACACTCGCTTATTTTGGCAACGAATGCGGAAACTCCGATTATTGCGATATCTTATCATACAAAAGTACAGGATTTTATGTCTTTTGTAGGCGCTTCAGATCGTTGTGTTCAGATGCAGGATATAGCGGATGATGAGAAAGCTCTAGCCACACTAGTAGGCAAACTAAGTAGCAGTTGGGATCAAACAATTGCTGAGACGAAACAAATTGCTACACAAATTCATAAAGAGGCCATGTATGGTCAGGAATTAATGAAAAAGGCAGTGACACGTCTATGA
- the murJ gene encoding murein biosynthesis integral membrane protein MurJ, whose product MNKFIKIIGAVAIINIVARVFGFLREMIVGYQYGSGHTSDSIFTAYMIPNFLYLVVGGAFTTVVISIYNRETTDRALFVKQSFTIVLLTASIMTLIGIAFANPILESFNQGKIVSENDIKVTKDLYFWMMPSSILLVLSSWYSGLLNVNQKFHLSSFAILIYNAIFLVIAVVLSNFIGPIGYGISALASAAIMVYFLIIGYRKLDTYKVGFSFERNVSSKELWIMVVPIMLGGATIQLYALLQRYVAGLLSLEGAVSSVNFASKLMQFPQAILITAVTTVIYPILSLKEANNDHASIKSLYSKGLHYLLLLLVPVTIYSYFYAENLIQVVFEYNKFDAQSTAKTAPVLAVFVLSMYFLAANTYITRFYYAKGDSMAPVVFSLLNVFAVNIAVIFLLVDSTGVVSIAWGTLISAIVNFFMLIIYASFKYDLKMGIFSKELQFFRAIPPMIIITIVMYFSSHYLVFEYKWGTFIVGLVIFSAVLVGSYLLFGVKEVKEFAGKLKRKLLKQ is encoded by the coding sequence ATGAATAAATTTATAAAAATTATAGGAGCCGTTGCGATTATTAATATTGTGGCTCGTGTATTTGGCTTTCTACGTGAGATGATTGTTGGTTACCAATATGGTAGTGGGCATACTTCCGACAGTATTTTCACTGCGTATATGATTCCTAACTTCTTATATTTAGTGGTTGGTGGAGCATTTACAACTGTTGTCATTTCAATTTATAACAGGGAAACAACAGACCGTGCATTATTCGTCAAACAATCATTTACAATTGTCCTTTTGACGGCTTCTATCATGACTTTGATAGGGATTGCATTTGCAAATCCGATTTTAGAAAGTTTTAATCAGGGGAAAATTGTTAGTGAAAATGATATAAAAGTAACGAAAGATCTTTATTTCTGGATGATGCCGTCATCTATTTTACTTGTTTTATCTTCATGGTATAGTGGTTTACTAAATGTTAATCAAAAATTTCATTTATCAAGTTTTGCGATTTTAATTTACAATGCAATATTCTTAGTGATTGCAGTTGTTTTATCGAATTTTATCGGGCCAATTGGCTATGGGATTAGTGCCTTAGCAAGTGCGGCAATAATGGTATATTTCTTAATTATTGGCTACCGTAAATTAGATACGTATAAGGTTGGTTTTTCGTTCGAACGAAATGTATCTTCGAAAGAGTTATGGATTATGGTAGTACCAATTATGCTTGGCGGCGCTACTATTCAGCTCTATGCATTACTACAGCGTTATGTTGCTGGATTATTATCATTAGAAGGAGCTGTATCATCTGTTAACTTTGCTTCAAAATTGATGCAATTTCCGCAGGCTATTTTAATAACTGCCGTAACAACAGTTATTTATCCGATTTTAAGTCTAAAAGAAGCCAATAATGATCATGCTTCTATAAAAAGCTTATACTCTAAAGGATTGCATTATTTACTCTTATTGCTGGTTCCGGTGACAATTTACTCTTACTTCTATGCAGAAAATCTCATACAGGTTGTTTTCGAATACAACAAATTCGATGCACAGTCAACGGCTAAAACAGCGCCAGTACTTGCTGTCTTCGTACTTTCTATGTATTTCCTTGCAGCAAACACGTATATTACACGCTTTTACTATGCCAAGGGCGATTCGATGGCACCAGTAGTATTTAGTCTACTTAATGTTTTTGCTGTTAATATTGCTGTGATCTTTTTACTGGTAGATTCTACAGGTGTGGTTTCTATTGCATGGGGTACGTTAATCAGTGCTATTGTGAATTTTTTCATGCTGATTATATATGCAAGTTTCAAGTACGATTTGAAAATGGGCATTTTCAGCAAAGAGTTACAATTTTTCAGAGCAATCCCACCGATGATTATTATCACAATTGTCATGTATTTTTCAAGCCATTATTTGGTGTTTGAATATAAGTGGGGTACTTTCATAGTTGGGCTTGTTATTTTTAGTGCAGTACTTGTAGGTTCTTACTTATTATTTGGCGTCAAGGAAGTAAAAGAATTTGCTGGTAAGCTGAAGAGGAAATTATTAAAGCAATAA
- a CDS encoding glycosyltransferase yields the protein MKKILVISNMYPTSNHLSFGIFVKNQVTALEKAGLDVEIAVNSNPATGKKNTITKYAKWGFSTLWKGLKNRKSIDVTHAHYVFPSGMLSLLLKKMFGIPYIVTAHGGDIERMAKKNTRIRNWTASILRESNHVIAVGPVLAQQIEQDFNIEPDKISVVSMGVNREVFTKGKQALVRQELQLAEEPFIFLFVGNVIKQKGVEELLQAFQMLKTKVNRPIELIIVGSRRDEGFFHSLQPLVSEDVKFIDPLKQQELVKWFQASDVFVLPSHLEGFGLVALEALATDTPVIASKVGGLVSLLGEGAGHLIEPENAMDLSEEMLRAVNTPKEQYMNRVAVDKVLAIHDEKNITARCLAIYKSAIKGRDDL from the coding sequence ATGAAAAAAATACTCGTCATTAGTAATATGTATCCAACATCTAATCATTTATCATTCGGTATTTTTGTGAAAAACCAGGTCACAGCACTTGAAAAAGCTGGACTAGACGTTGAAATAGCAGTTAATTCAAACCCGGCAACAGGCAAGAAAAATACCATTACGAAATATGCTAAATGGGGCTTTTCTACGTTGTGGAAGGGCTTGAAAAATCGAAAGTCAATCGATGTCACGCATGCTCACTATGTTTTTCCGTCTGGTATGCTGTCACTACTATTAAAGAAAATGTTTGGAATACCGTACATTGTTACAGCTCATGGCGGTGACATCGAGCGCATGGCGAAGAAAAATACTAGAATCCGCAATTGGACAGCCAGCATTTTACGAGAAAGTAATCATGTTATCGCGGTTGGTCCTGTATTAGCGCAACAAATTGAACAAGACTTTAACATTGAACCCGACAAAATTTCTGTTGTTAGCATGGGTGTCAATCGTGAAGTATTCACAAAAGGTAAACAAGCTTTAGTACGTCAAGAACTTCAATTAGCCGAAGAGCCATTTATATTCCTATTTGTCGGGAATGTCATTAAGCAAAAAGGTGTAGAAGAACTTTTACAGGCGTTTCAAATGTTAAAAACAAAAGTAAATCGTCCAATCGAGCTAATAATTGTTGGTTCTAGAAGGGATGAAGGCTTTTTCCATTCTTTGCAACCATTAGTCAGTGAAGACGTCAAATTTATAGATCCACTAAAACAACAAGAACTAGTGAAGTGGTTCCAAGCAAGTGATGTCTTTGTATTACCATCTCATTTAGAAGGTTTTGGATTAGTGGCTTTAGAGGCTTTAGCAACAGATACACCAGTTATTGCTTCTAAGGTAGGTGGACTAGTATCACTGCTTGGTGAAGGCGCAGGGCATTTAATAGAGCCTGAAAACGCTATGGACTTGTCCGAGGAGATGCTGCGTGCAGTGAACACGCCAAAAGAACAATATATGAATCGTGTAGCAGTTGACAAGGTATTAGCCATTCACGATGAAAAAAATATAACAGCAAGATGTTTAGCGATTTATAAGTCAGCCATCAAAGGTAGGGATGACTTATGA